From the Candidatus Aminicenantes bacterium genome, the window GCCAAACGGTTGATCCAGCCCTTGCGGAAATCGTGGGTGGCCAGGACGGCGCCGATAATCCGTCCGTTCTCTTCCGCCAGCCACAATTTTCCCGGGCCGTTTTGGAGTTCTTTTTCCAGGCGTTCCCGGGAATCCCGGCCATGGGGTTTCAGTGGCAGGCGGCAACTTGTCCACAAGCGCATCAGGGGAGCGTAATCCCGTGGGGTGTATTCGCGGATTCGCGCGGGTTGCGCGCCCGCTGCGGGCATGGTTAAAAGGCCTCGTAAATCGAGAAGTAGATGCCGGATGAGTCCTTGCCGAAGCCCACGTCCATGCGCAGCACGATGTGCTCTTTTTTGTCGAACACGAAGCGCACTCCGGCGCCGCCGGACAATAGTGGGTTTGCAAGATCCAATTGGCCCAGTGTCGGCGCCACGGTTCCGGCCGCGACGAAACCCACCAGGCCCACGCGGCGGAAGAGGGGCATGCGGTATTCCGCCTGGGCCATTACCAGGTTGTGGTCGCGGAAGCGTCCATCATAATAACCGCGCATGGCGTACATGCCGCCGAAGCGCGCCAGGTAGTTGAACGGCACTTCCCCACTTTGCAGTTCCGCCCGGCTCTGCAGGGCCACCACGTGGCCGCGGAACAGGGAGAGGTATTTGCGCGCGTCGAGGATAAAGCGGGAAAAGCCGTAATCCGCTCCCAGGGAGCGGGAAAAGAAATCGGCCTGGGCCTTGACCAGCGTGCCGGACATGGGTGAGTAGACGCGGCCGCGGGAATCCCAGATGGCAATCAGACCGATGCCGGCCACAATGCCGCCGCCGGCGCCGATATAGGCGCCGTTGTCCAGCAGGCCGCCGGAGAGGGTTTCAACTACGTCCCAGGTGTCGTACTGCGCGCGCACACCCAGGCTCAGCGCCGACCAGACCAGTTTCTCCAGCGACACGCAAAACCCCAGGCTGCGCGAGGTATAGACCTCTTCATCCCGGGTTTGGGTGCGGGCGCCGATGCCGAAGAATTTGTCGGGGTAATTCAGATAGCTGATTTTGGCGCGGATGCGCGCGCCCAGGCGGTTGAGGTAGAGATCGGTTTCGAGTTGCAGTTGAAACTGTTTTCTTTGCGTGTGTATGGCCAGGGCGGAAATAGAGGAGGGACGATTGCGGCCATCCTTGGTGCTGAGGCGGAAAATGCCGCTGCCCGCCACCCCGTAGGCCAGGTCGGTTTCGGGTGAGTAGTAGGCAATGGGAGAATAGATCAGGCGCAGGGCGGCGGATTCCACTTGCCGGGTGTGGCTCTGGCCGGAATCATCGTCGCTTGCCCGCAGTCCGCTTGCGAAAGTCAGCAGACAAACGATTGCCCACAGAAAACAGGTGATTTTCTTTATTCCCATCCCGGAGACATGCCTTTTAATCAATTTCGGTGTAATTATAGCGGATTTTTCTCAATTCTGCAAATTTTGGGCTTGCATGAATCGTGATGAGGTAAGCGGCCGGGAAGCTTTCCAGCATCCGGCCGAACTGTGATGACTGTTCTAGGTTCTGCCTTCTGCTTTCTAGGGGGCAGTTCACGAACCGCCCGTACACCTGTCTTCCTGTCTACCTGTCTCCTTATTTTCACTTTCGACTTTCAACTGAGTACGCCTACCCCAGCCCATTGCCACTAGTCGGCATCAGGCGTTCTACACATGGTTGCGCAGTTGCAGTTCCAGGGGGCCGGGGTCGAGGTAGACCTGGCGCTCCAGGTATTGGTGCGGATACAGGCGCTGGTAGTGGTTGAGCAGGGTCAGGGGCACGATCAGGGGCAACAATCCTTTGTGGTAATTCTCAATCACTTCCAAAAGTTCCGCCTTTTCGTCGGCTTTCAGTTGTTTTTTAAAATATCCCATCACGTGGTGAAGCACGTTGGTGTGGGATTTTCTGGTGGCGCGGCGGCGCAACAGCTCCATGAAGCGTTCCTCGTATTCGGCCAGCACCTCGTCCAGGGGGCGTTTTGACGCGTGGGCCACCATGGCGCCCAATTCAGTCGCCAGGGTGGGCTGGTGGGCCATGAAGAGCAATTTGTGGCGGGAGTGGAAATCGACCAGGCCGCCCAGGTTGCGACGGTTCGCCGGCAGGTCGCGCCAGCGGAAATACGCAAATACGCGCACAATGAAATTTTCCCGCAATACCATGTCGTGCAGGCGCCCTTCTTCTTCCACCGGCAGGGTGGGAAAACGATCCATGAAGGCGCGGGCGAAGATGCCCACGCCCTGCTTGACCGGGACGCCCTTGGGGTTGTAGACCTTGACCCGCTCCATGCCGCTGGACGGCGACTTGGCCTTGAACACGAAGCCGCACAGGGATTCATCCTCTAATTGATCCAGGCGTCCGCGTGTCCATGCCTGCATGCGTTCCGTTACGTCTTTTCCCGTGCGGTTGGTGACCAGGCGGGGGGCGTCCACCTCCCCCACCAGGCGGAAAGCCTCCCGGGGCACGCCGAAACCCGCTTCCATTTCGGGACAGGCCGGCACCCACTCCACGAACTTTCCCAGAGTGTCTTTCAGGAAATGGTCCAGTTTGTGTCCGCCGTCGTAGCGCACTTTGAAACCCAGCAGGCAGGTACTGATGCCCACGCGGGGTTTTTTTAGTTCATTCCGGTTCATGGCAATCCTTAACCGGTTGAAAGCGGTCGTGGTGATGGCCGCTGCTCCATTGGGGACGCGCCCACACCAGCATGTCTTCCCCGCAGGCTTCCCAGGCCCAATCCAGCAGGCGGATACAGCTCGGCCGGCGGGGCCCCAGGCCTTCCAGGGCGGGAAGGCCCGCGGCCATGGCGGGAACCACGGTTATCACCAGCCAGTCCGGGATGCGCAGGGCCATGAACGACGTGATCACCTGGATACCCCCCTCCACCATCAGGCTGGATATGCCTTCCTGAACCAGCATGGACAACAGGATCACGAGATCCAGGTTCCCGTTGGGGAACCCGCGGCAAGGCAGGATGCGGGCGCGATCGGGGGGAAACGCTTTCACCTGTTTTTCGGGCAACTCTTCGTTTACCACCAGGATGGGGGTGCGTGACGGTTCATTGAATACGCGGGCATCGGGTGGAATACGCAGGCGCGAATCCAGGATAACGGGGACGGGCTGACGGCCCTCGAT encodes:
- a CDS encoding DUF1722 domain-containing protein; translation: MNRNELKKPRVGISTCLLGFKVRYDGGHKLDHFLKDTLGKFVEWVPACPEMEAGFGVPREAFRLVGEVDAPRLVTNRTGKDVTERMQAWTRGRLDQLEDESLCGFVFKAKSPSSGMERVKVYNPKGVPVKQGVGIFARAFMDRFPTLPVEEEGRLHDMVLRENFIVRVFAYFRWRDLPANRRNLGGLVDFHSRHKLLFMAHQPTLATELGAMVAHASKRPLDEVLAEYEERFMELLRRRATRKSHTNVLHHVMGYFKKQLKADEKAELLEVIENYHKGLLPLIVPLTLLNHYQRLYPHQYLERQVYLDPGPLELQLRNHV
- a CDS encoding GNAT family N-acetyltransferase; translated protein: MPAAGAQPARIREYTPRDYAPLMRLWTSCRLPLKPHGRDSRERLEKELQNGPGKLWLAEENGRIIGAVLATHDFRKGWINRLAVDPSLRRRGLGLRLARLALNYLQNDCDLLISAILIEGDNPESVALFSRLGFKPHPDIKYYALRESDQA
- a CDS encoding RibD family protein; its protein translation is MKAKQNRQRFFDELKDAKDFCLRHNRPLVTLAYAQSLDGSIASWDRSKLQLSGSESLDLTHQLRAGHDAVLLGSGTALREDPRLTVRRNIEGRQPVPVILDSRLRIPPDARVFNEPSRTPILVVNEELPEKQVKAFPPDRARILPCRGFPNGNLDLVILLSMLVQEGISSLMVEGGIQVITSFMALRIPDWLVITVVPAMAAGLPALEGLGPRRPSCIRLLDWAWEACGEDMLVWARPQWSSGHHHDRFQPVKDCHEPE